One region of Motacilla alba alba isolate MOTALB_02 chromosome 24, Motacilla_alba_V1.0_pri, whole genome shotgun sequence genomic DNA includes:
- the ST3GAL4 gene encoding CMP-N-acetylneuraminate-beta-galactosamide-alpha-2,3-sialyltransferase 4 isoform X9, translated as MINKSRGKILGVLVLFLVMVWYSIYREDRYTQLFYFPVQENKTTTCPLGEVEKKAAQLIGNYTRDHPLFLQLKDYFWVKTPSLYELPYGTKGSEDVLLRLLSITHYSLPESIQSLKCRRCAVVGNGHRLRNSSMGDTINTYDVVIRLNNAPVHGYEQDVGSKTTMRLFYPESAHFDPRTENNPDTLLVLVPFKPMDFQWMEAILNDKKRVRKGFWKQPPLIWDANPEQVRVLNPYYMEVTAAKLLNLPMKQPRKVKQKPTTGLLAITLALHFCDLVHIAGFGYPDSANKKQTIHYYEQITLKSMAASEHNVSHEAVAIKRMLELGLVRNLTYF; from the exons ATGATCAACAAGTCTC GAGGGAAGATACTCGGGGTGCTGGTGCTGTTTCTGGTGATGGTTTGGTACTCGATCTACCGGGAAGACAGGTACACACAGCT cttttatttccctgtgCAAGAAAACAAGACGACAACGTGTCCCCTCGGGGAGGTGGAAAAGAAAGCGGCGCAGCTCATCGGGAA CTACACGAGGGACCACCCACTGTTCTTGCAGCTGAAGGACTATTTTTGGGTGAAGACGCCGTCGCTCTATGAGCTGCCCTACGGCACCAAGGGAAGTG AAGATGTCCTGCTGCGCCTGCTGTCCATCACCCACTACTCCCTGCCCGAGAGCATCCAGAG CCTCAAGTGCCGGAGGTGTGCCGTGGTGGGCAACGGCCACCGGCTCCGCAACAGCTCCATGGGGGACACCATCAACACCTACGATGTTGTGATCAG GCTGAACAACGCCCCGGTCCACGGTTATGAGCAGGACGTGGGCTCCAAGACCACCATGCGCCTCTTCTACCCGGAGTCAGCCCACTTCGACCCCCGGACTGAGAACAACCCCGACACGCTGCTGGTGCTCGTGCCCTTCAAGCCCATGGACTTCCAGTGGATGGAGGCCATCCTTAATGACAAAAAGAGG GTTAGGAAAGGGTTTTGGAAACAGCCCCCATTGATCTGGGACGCCAACCCGGAGCAAGTGCGCGTCCTCAATCCCTACTACATGGAAGTAACTGCTGCTAAACTGCTCAACCTCCCCATGAAGCAACCACGGAAGGTCAAACAG AAGCCCACCACAGGGCTGCTGGCCATCACCTTGGCACTGCACTTCTGTGACCTGGTGCACATCGCGGGCTTTGGCTACCCCGATTCGGCCAACAAGAAGCAAACCATCCACTACTACGAACAGATCACGCTCAAGTCCATGGCC gcGTCAGAGCACAATGTGTCCCACGAGGCCGTGGCCATCAAGCggatgctggagctgggacTCGTCAGGAACCTCACCTACTTCTGA
- the ST3GAL4 gene encoding CMP-N-acetylneuraminate-beta-galactosamide-alpha-2,3-sialyltransferase 4 isoform X6 gives MLDALVDSRLLERSWCQRGREDGRVDPAELPPAPPGPRGRAAGMGESKALEVPQATSRDESSGPRLIPFLLIKMINKSRGKILGVLVLFLVMVWYSIYREDRYTQLFYFPVQENKTTTCPLGEVEKKAAQLIGNYTRDHPLFLQLKDYFWVKTPSLYELPYGTKGSEDVLLRLLSITHYSLPESIQSLKCRRCAVVGNGHRLRNSSMGDTINTYDVVIRLNNAPVHGYEQDVGSKTTMRLFYPESAHFDPRTENNPDTLLVLVPFKPMDFQWMEAILNDKKRVRKGFWKQPPLIWDANPEQVRVLNPYYMEVTAAKLLNLPMKQPRKVKQKPTTGLLAITLALHFCDLVHIAGFGYPDSANKKQTIHYYEQITLKSMAASEHNVSHEAVAIKRMLELGLVRNLTYF, from the exons ATGTTGGATGCTCTGGTGGATTCAAGACTTCTGGAAAGATCCTGGTGCCAAAG GGGAAGAGAGGACGGCCGCGTAGATCCCGCCGAGCTCCCGCCTGCTCCGCCTGGACCGAGAGGACGGGCC GCCGGGATGGGTGAATCCAAGGCGTTGGAGGTTCCCCAA gcgACCAGCCGCGATGAGAGCTCCGGCCCCCGCCTGATCCCTTTCCTGCTGATAAAAATGATCAACAAGTCTC GAGGGAAGATACTCGGGGTGCTGGTGCTGTTTCTGGTGATGGTTTGGTACTCGATCTACCGGGAAGACAGGTACACACAGCT cttttatttccctgtgCAAGAAAACAAGACGACAACGTGTCCCCTCGGGGAGGTGGAAAAGAAAGCGGCGCAGCTCATCGGGAA CTACACGAGGGACCACCCACTGTTCTTGCAGCTGAAGGACTATTTTTGGGTGAAGACGCCGTCGCTCTATGAGCTGCCCTACGGCACCAAGGGAAGTG AAGATGTCCTGCTGCGCCTGCTGTCCATCACCCACTACTCCCTGCCCGAGAGCATCCAGAG CCTCAAGTGCCGGAGGTGTGCCGTGGTGGGCAACGGCCACCGGCTCCGCAACAGCTCCATGGGGGACACCATCAACACCTACGATGTTGTGATCAG GCTGAACAACGCCCCGGTCCACGGTTATGAGCAGGACGTGGGCTCCAAGACCACCATGCGCCTCTTCTACCCGGAGTCAGCCCACTTCGACCCCCGGACTGAGAACAACCCCGACACGCTGCTGGTGCTCGTGCCCTTCAAGCCCATGGACTTCCAGTGGATGGAGGCCATCCTTAATGACAAAAAGAGG GTTAGGAAAGGGTTTTGGAAACAGCCCCCATTGATCTGGGACGCCAACCCGGAGCAAGTGCGCGTCCTCAATCCCTACTACATGGAAGTAACTGCTGCTAAACTGCTCAACCTCCCCATGAAGCAACCACGGAAGGTCAAACAG AAGCCCACCACAGGGCTGCTGGCCATCACCTTGGCACTGCACTTCTGTGACCTGGTGCACATCGCGGGCTTTGGCTACCCCGATTCGGCCAACAAGAAGCAAACCATCCACTACTACGAACAGATCACGCTCAAGTCCATGGCC gcGTCAGAGCACAATGTGTCCCACGAGGCCGTGGCCATCAAGCggatgctggagctgggacTCGTCAGGAACCTCACCTACTTCTGA
- the ST3GAL4 gene encoding CMP-N-acetylneuraminate-beta-galactosamide-alpha-2,3-sialyltransferase 4 isoform X7 has protein sequence MEMLESKHGTEAGMGESKALEVPQATSRDESSGPRLIPFLLIKMINKSRGKILGVLVLFLVMVWYSIYREDRYTQLFYFPVQENKTTTCPLGEVEKKAAQLIGNYTRDHPLFLQLKDYFWVKTPSLYELPYGTKGSEDVLLRLLSITHYSLPESIQSLKCRRCAVVGNGHRLRNSSMGDTINTYDVVIRLNNAPVHGYEQDVGSKTTMRLFYPESAHFDPRTENNPDTLLVLVPFKPMDFQWMEAILNDKKRVRKGFWKQPPLIWDANPEQVRVLNPYYMEVTAAKLLNLPMKQPRKVKQKPTTGLLAITLALHFCDLVHIAGFGYPDSANKKQTIHYYEQITLKSMAASEHNVSHEAVAIKRMLELGLVRNLTYF, from the exons atggagatgctggagagTAAACACGGCACCGAG GCCGGGATGGGTGAATCCAAGGCGTTGGAGGTTCCCCAA gcgACCAGCCGCGATGAGAGCTCCGGCCCCCGCCTGATCCCTTTCCTGCTGATAAAAATGATCAACAAGTCTC GAGGGAAGATACTCGGGGTGCTGGTGCTGTTTCTGGTGATGGTTTGGTACTCGATCTACCGGGAAGACAGGTACACACAGCT cttttatttccctgtgCAAGAAAACAAGACGACAACGTGTCCCCTCGGGGAGGTGGAAAAGAAAGCGGCGCAGCTCATCGGGAA CTACACGAGGGACCACCCACTGTTCTTGCAGCTGAAGGACTATTTTTGGGTGAAGACGCCGTCGCTCTATGAGCTGCCCTACGGCACCAAGGGAAGTG AAGATGTCCTGCTGCGCCTGCTGTCCATCACCCACTACTCCCTGCCCGAGAGCATCCAGAG CCTCAAGTGCCGGAGGTGTGCCGTGGTGGGCAACGGCCACCGGCTCCGCAACAGCTCCATGGGGGACACCATCAACACCTACGATGTTGTGATCAG GCTGAACAACGCCCCGGTCCACGGTTATGAGCAGGACGTGGGCTCCAAGACCACCATGCGCCTCTTCTACCCGGAGTCAGCCCACTTCGACCCCCGGACTGAGAACAACCCCGACACGCTGCTGGTGCTCGTGCCCTTCAAGCCCATGGACTTCCAGTGGATGGAGGCCATCCTTAATGACAAAAAGAGG GTTAGGAAAGGGTTTTGGAAACAGCCCCCATTGATCTGGGACGCCAACCCGGAGCAAGTGCGCGTCCTCAATCCCTACTACATGGAAGTAACTGCTGCTAAACTGCTCAACCTCCCCATGAAGCAACCACGGAAGGTCAAACAG AAGCCCACCACAGGGCTGCTGGCCATCACCTTGGCACTGCACTTCTGTGACCTGGTGCACATCGCGGGCTTTGGCTACCCCGATTCGGCCAACAAGAAGCAAACCATCCACTACTACGAACAGATCACGCTCAAGTCCATGGCC gcGTCAGAGCACAATGTGTCCCACGAGGCCGTGGCCATCAAGCggatgctggagctgggacTCGTCAGGAACCTCACCTACTTCTGA
- the ST3GAL4 gene encoding CMP-N-acetylneuraminate-beta-galactosamide-alpha-2,3-sialyltransferase 4 isoform X2, whose protein sequence is MCSLESFGGKDARDEGTRSVLYAGGQESCIPLSLGKGTAPSRGVFLKVRVTHGRRFRCERPRGAGESCGEVCAPIGHTSCLKSGGSPALGCRCRPRGREDGRVDPAELPPAPPGPRGRAAGMGESKALEVPQATSRDESSGPRLIPFLLIKMINKSRGKILGVLVLFLVMVWYSIYREDSFYFPVQENKTTTCPLGEVEKKAAQLIGNYTRDHPLFLQLKDYFWVKTPSLYELPYGTKGSEDVLLRLLSITHYSLPESIQSLKCRRCAVVGNGHRLRNSSMGDTINTYDVVIRLNNAPVHGYEQDVGSKTTMRLFYPESAHFDPRTENNPDTLLVLVPFKPMDFQWMEAILNDKKRVRKGFWKQPPLIWDANPEQVRVLNPYYMEVTAAKLLNLPMKQPRKVKQKPTTGLLAITLALHFCDLVHIAGFGYPDSANKKQTIHYYEQITLKSMAASEHNVSHEAVAIKRMLELGLVRNLTYF, encoded by the exons ATGTGCAGTTTGGAaagttttgggggaaaagatgCCAGAGACGAGGGAACAAGGAGCGTTCTCTACGCAGGAGGGCAGGAAAGCTGCATTCCCCTTTCTCTAGGAAAGGGCACCGCTCCATCTCGTGGGGTCTTCCTAAAAGTCCGAGTGACTCACGGAAGGAGATTTCGGTGTGAAAGGCCGAGGGGTGCTGGGGAAAGCTGCGGCGAGGTCTGCGCTCCGATCGGCCACACCTCCTGCTTAAAGAGCGGCGGGAGCCCGGCCCTGGGGTGCCGGTGCCGGCCGAG GGGAAGAGAGGACGGCCGCGTAGATCCCGCCGAGCTCCCGCCTGCTCCGCCTGGACCGAGAGGACGGGCC GCCGGGATGGGTGAATCCAAGGCGTTGGAGGTTCCCCAA gcgACCAGCCGCGATGAGAGCTCCGGCCCCCGCCTGATCCCTTTCCTGCTGATAAAAATGATCAACAAGTCTC GAGGGAAGATACTCGGGGTGCTGGTGCTGTTTCTGGTGATGGTTTGGTACTCGATCTACCGGGAAGACAG cttttatttccctgtgCAAGAAAACAAGACGACAACGTGTCCCCTCGGGGAGGTGGAAAAGAAAGCGGCGCAGCTCATCGGGAA CTACACGAGGGACCACCCACTGTTCTTGCAGCTGAAGGACTATTTTTGGGTGAAGACGCCGTCGCTCTATGAGCTGCCCTACGGCACCAAGGGAAGTG AAGATGTCCTGCTGCGCCTGCTGTCCATCACCCACTACTCCCTGCCCGAGAGCATCCAGAG CCTCAAGTGCCGGAGGTGTGCCGTGGTGGGCAACGGCCACCGGCTCCGCAACAGCTCCATGGGGGACACCATCAACACCTACGATGTTGTGATCAG GCTGAACAACGCCCCGGTCCACGGTTATGAGCAGGACGTGGGCTCCAAGACCACCATGCGCCTCTTCTACCCGGAGTCAGCCCACTTCGACCCCCGGACTGAGAACAACCCCGACACGCTGCTGGTGCTCGTGCCCTTCAAGCCCATGGACTTCCAGTGGATGGAGGCCATCCTTAATGACAAAAAGAGG GTTAGGAAAGGGTTTTGGAAACAGCCCCCATTGATCTGGGACGCCAACCCGGAGCAAGTGCGCGTCCTCAATCCCTACTACATGGAAGTAACTGCTGCTAAACTGCTCAACCTCCCCATGAAGCAACCACGGAAGGTCAAACAG AAGCCCACCACAGGGCTGCTGGCCATCACCTTGGCACTGCACTTCTGTGACCTGGTGCACATCGCGGGCTTTGGCTACCCCGATTCGGCCAACAAGAAGCAAACCATCCACTACTACGAACAGATCACGCTCAAGTCCATGGCC gcGTCAGAGCACAATGTGTCCCACGAGGCCGTGGCCATCAAGCggatgctggagctgggacTCGTCAGGAACCTCACCTACTTCTGA
- the ST3GAL4 gene encoding CMP-N-acetylneuraminate-beta-galactosamide-alpha-2,3-sialyltransferase 4 isoform X5, protein MEGGRGGSFGGEGRCDTEMEPSLSSRGMCRKPDPWGREDGRVDPAELPPAPPGPRGRAATSRDESSGPRLIPFLLIKMINKSRGKILGVLVLFLVMVWYSIYREDRYTQLFYFPVQENKTTTCPLGEVEKKAAQLIGNYTRDHPLFLQLKDYFWVKTPSLYELPYGTKGSEDVLLRLLSITHYSLPESIQSLKCRRCAVVGNGHRLRNSSMGDTINTYDVVIRLNNAPVHGYEQDVGSKTTMRLFYPESAHFDPRTENNPDTLLVLVPFKPMDFQWMEAILNDKKRVRKGFWKQPPLIWDANPEQVRVLNPYYMEVTAAKLLNLPMKQPRKVKQKPTTGLLAITLALHFCDLVHIAGFGYPDSANKKQTIHYYEQITLKSMAASEHNVSHEAVAIKRMLELGLVRNLTYF, encoded by the exons atggaaggaggaagaggaggttcTTTCGGTGGAGAGGGAAGGTGTGACACTGAGATGGAGCCATCCCTGTCATCCCGAGGCATGTGCAGAAAGCCTGATCCCTG GGGAAGAGAGGACGGCCGCGTAGATCCCGCCGAGCTCCCGCCTGCTCCGCCTGGACCGAGAGGACGGGCC gcgACCAGCCGCGATGAGAGCTCCGGCCCCCGCCTGATCCCTTTCCTGCTGATAAAAATGATCAACAAGTCTC GAGGGAAGATACTCGGGGTGCTGGTGCTGTTTCTGGTGATGGTTTGGTACTCGATCTACCGGGAAGACAGGTACACACAGCT cttttatttccctgtgCAAGAAAACAAGACGACAACGTGTCCCCTCGGGGAGGTGGAAAAGAAAGCGGCGCAGCTCATCGGGAA CTACACGAGGGACCACCCACTGTTCTTGCAGCTGAAGGACTATTTTTGGGTGAAGACGCCGTCGCTCTATGAGCTGCCCTACGGCACCAAGGGAAGTG AAGATGTCCTGCTGCGCCTGCTGTCCATCACCCACTACTCCCTGCCCGAGAGCATCCAGAG CCTCAAGTGCCGGAGGTGTGCCGTGGTGGGCAACGGCCACCGGCTCCGCAACAGCTCCATGGGGGACACCATCAACACCTACGATGTTGTGATCAG GCTGAACAACGCCCCGGTCCACGGTTATGAGCAGGACGTGGGCTCCAAGACCACCATGCGCCTCTTCTACCCGGAGTCAGCCCACTTCGACCCCCGGACTGAGAACAACCCCGACACGCTGCTGGTGCTCGTGCCCTTCAAGCCCATGGACTTCCAGTGGATGGAGGCCATCCTTAATGACAAAAAGAGG GTTAGGAAAGGGTTTTGGAAACAGCCCCCATTGATCTGGGACGCCAACCCGGAGCAAGTGCGCGTCCTCAATCCCTACTACATGGAAGTAACTGCTGCTAAACTGCTCAACCTCCCCATGAAGCAACCACGGAAGGTCAAACAG AAGCCCACCACAGGGCTGCTGGCCATCACCTTGGCACTGCACTTCTGTGACCTGGTGCACATCGCGGGCTTTGGCTACCCCGATTCGGCCAACAAGAAGCAAACCATCCACTACTACGAACAGATCACGCTCAAGTCCATGGCC gcGTCAGAGCACAATGTGTCCCACGAGGCCGTGGCCATCAAGCggatgctggagctgggacTCGTCAGGAACCTCACCTACTTCTGA
- the ST3GAL4 gene encoding CMP-N-acetylneuraminate-beta-galactosamide-alpha-2,3-sialyltransferase 4 isoform X1 → MCSLESFGGKDARDEGTRSVLYAGGQESCIPLSLGKGTAPSRGVFLKVRVTHGRRFRCERPRGAGESCGEVCAPIGHTSCLKSGGSPALGCRCRPRGREDGRVDPAELPPAPPGPRGRAAGMGESKALEVPQATSRDESSGPRLIPFLLIKMINKSRGKILGVLVLFLVMVWYSIYREDRYTQLFYFPVQENKTTTCPLGEVEKKAAQLIGNYTRDHPLFLQLKDYFWVKTPSLYELPYGTKGSEDVLLRLLSITHYSLPESIQSLKCRRCAVVGNGHRLRNSSMGDTINTYDVVIRLNNAPVHGYEQDVGSKTTMRLFYPESAHFDPRTENNPDTLLVLVPFKPMDFQWMEAILNDKKRVRKGFWKQPPLIWDANPEQVRVLNPYYMEVTAAKLLNLPMKQPRKVKQKPTTGLLAITLALHFCDLVHIAGFGYPDSANKKQTIHYYEQITLKSMAASEHNVSHEAVAIKRMLELGLVRNLTYF, encoded by the exons ATGTGCAGTTTGGAaagttttgggggaaaagatgCCAGAGACGAGGGAACAAGGAGCGTTCTCTACGCAGGAGGGCAGGAAAGCTGCATTCCCCTTTCTCTAGGAAAGGGCACCGCTCCATCTCGTGGGGTCTTCCTAAAAGTCCGAGTGACTCACGGAAGGAGATTTCGGTGTGAAAGGCCGAGGGGTGCTGGGGAAAGCTGCGGCGAGGTCTGCGCTCCGATCGGCCACACCTCCTGCTTAAAGAGCGGCGGGAGCCCGGCCCTGGGGTGCCGGTGCCGGCCGAG GGGAAGAGAGGACGGCCGCGTAGATCCCGCCGAGCTCCCGCCTGCTCCGCCTGGACCGAGAGGACGGGCC GCCGGGATGGGTGAATCCAAGGCGTTGGAGGTTCCCCAA gcgACCAGCCGCGATGAGAGCTCCGGCCCCCGCCTGATCCCTTTCCTGCTGATAAAAATGATCAACAAGTCTC GAGGGAAGATACTCGGGGTGCTGGTGCTGTTTCTGGTGATGGTTTGGTACTCGATCTACCGGGAAGACAGGTACACACAGCT cttttatttccctgtgCAAGAAAACAAGACGACAACGTGTCCCCTCGGGGAGGTGGAAAAGAAAGCGGCGCAGCTCATCGGGAA CTACACGAGGGACCACCCACTGTTCTTGCAGCTGAAGGACTATTTTTGGGTGAAGACGCCGTCGCTCTATGAGCTGCCCTACGGCACCAAGGGAAGTG AAGATGTCCTGCTGCGCCTGCTGTCCATCACCCACTACTCCCTGCCCGAGAGCATCCAGAG CCTCAAGTGCCGGAGGTGTGCCGTGGTGGGCAACGGCCACCGGCTCCGCAACAGCTCCATGGGGGACACCATCAACACCTACGATGTTGTGATCAG GCTGAACAACGCCCCGGTCCACGGTTATGAGCAGGACGTGGGCTCCAAGACCACCATGCGCCTCTTCTACCCGGAGTCAGCCCACTTCGACCCCCGGACTGAGAACAACCCCGACACGCTGCTGGTGCTCGTGCCCTTCAAGCCCATGGACTTCCAGTGGATGGAGGCCATCCTTAATGACAAAAAGAGG GTTAGGAAAGGGTTTTGGAAACAGCCCCCATTGATCTGGGACGCCAACCCGGAGCAAGTGCGCGTCCTCAATCCCTACTACATGGAAGTAACTGCTGCTAAACTGCTCAACCTCCCCATGAAGCAACCACGGAAGGTCAAACAG AAGCCCACCACAGGGCTGCTGGCCATCACCTTGGCACTGCACTTCTGTGACCTGGTGCACATCGCGGGCTTTGGCTACCCCGATTCGGCCAACAAGAAGCAAACCATCCACTACTACGAACAGATCACGCTCAAGTCCATGGCC gcGTCAGAGCACAATGTGTCCCACGAGGCCGTGGCCATCAAGCggatgctggagctgggacTCGTCAGGAACCTCACCTACTTCTGA
- the ST3GAL4 gene encoding CMP-N-acetylneuraminate-beta-galactosamide-alpha-2,3-sialyltransferase 4 isoform X3: MCSLESFGGKDARDEGTRSVLYAGGQESCIPLSLGKGTAPSRGVFLKVRVTHGRRFRCERPRGAGESCGEVCAPIGHTSCLKSGGSPALGCRCRPRGREDGRVDPAELPPAPPGPRGRAATSRDESSGPRLIPFLLIKMINKSRGKILGVLVLFLVMVWYSIYREDRYTQLFYFPVQENKTTTCPLGEVEKKAAQLIGNYTRDHPLFLQLKDYFWVKTPSLYELPYGTKGSEDVLLRLLSITHYSLPESIQSLKCRRCAVVGNGHRLRNSSMGDTINTYDVVIRLNNAPVHGYEQDVGSKTTMRLFYPESAHFDPRTENNPDTLLVLVPFKPMDFQWMEAILNDKKRVRKGFWKQPPLIWDANPEQVRVLNPYYMEVTAAKLLNLPMKQPRKVKQKPTTGLLAITLALHFCDLVHIAGFGYPDSANKKQTIHYYEQITLKSMAASEHNVSHEAVAIKRMLELGLVRNLTYF, encoded by the exons ATGTGCAGTTTGGAaagttttgggggaaaagatgCCAGAGACGAGGGAACAAGGAGCGTTCTCTACGCAGGAGGGCAGGAAAGCTGCATTCCCCTTTCTCTAGGAAAGGGCACCGCTCCATCTCGTGGGGTCTTCCTAAAAGTCCGAGTGACTCACGGAAGGAGATTTCGGTGTGAAAGGCCGAGGGGTGCTGGGGAAAGCTGCGGCGAGGTCTGCGCTCCGATCGGCCACACCTCCTGCTTAAAGAGCGGCGGGAGCCCGGCCCTGGGGTGCCGGTGCCGGCCGAG GGGAAGAGAGGACGGCCGCGTAGATCCCGCCGAGCTCCCGCCTGCTCCGCCTGGACCGAGAGGACGGGCC gcgACCAGCCGCGATGAGAGCTCCGGCCCCCGCCTGATCCCTTTCCTGCTGATAAAAATGATCAACAAGTCTC GAGGGAAGATACTCGGGGTGCTGGTGCTGTTTCTGGTGATGGTTTGGTACTCGATCTACCGGGAAGACAGGTACACACAGCT cttttatttccctgtgCAAGAAAACAAGACGACAACGTGTCCCCTCGGGGAGGTGGAAAAGAAAGCGGCGCAGCTCATCGGGAA CTACACGAGGGACCACCCACTGTTCTTGCAGCTGAAGGACTATTTTTGGGTGAAGACGCCGTCGCTCTATGAGCTGCCCTACGGCACCAAGGGAAGTG AAGATGTCCTGCTGCGCCTGCTGTCCATCACCCACTACTCCCTGCCCGAGAGCATCCAGAG CCTCAAGTGCCGGAGGTGTGCCGTGGTGGGCAACGGCCACCGGCTCCGCAACAGCTCCATGGGGGACACCATCAACACCTACGATGTTGTGATCAG GCTGAACAACGCCCCGGTCCACGGTTATGAGCAGGACGTGGGCTCCAAGACCACCATGCGCCTCTTCTACCCGGAGTCAGCCCACTTCGACCCCCGGACTGAGAACAACCCCGACACGCTGCTGGTGCTCGTGCCCTTCAAGCCCATGGACTTCCAGTGGATGGAGGCCATCCTTAATGACAAAAAGAGG GTTAGGAAAGGGTTTTGGAAACAGCCCCCATTGATCTGGGACGCCAACCCGGAGCAAGTGCGCGTCCTCAATCCCTACTACATGGAAGTAACTGCTGCTAAACTGCTCAACCTCCCCATGAAGCAACCACGGAAGGTCAAACAG AAGCCCACCACAGGGCTGCTGGCCATCACCTTGGCACTGCACTTCTGTGACCTGGTGCACATCGCGGGCTTTGGCTACCCCGATTCGGCCAACAAGAAGCAAACCATCCACTACTACGAACAGATCACGCTCAAGTCCATGGCC gcGTCAGAGCACAATGTGTCCCACGAGGCCGTGGCCATCAAGCggatgctggagctgggacTCGTCAGGAACCTCACCTACTTCTGA
- the ST3GAL4 gene encoding CMP-N-acetylneuraminate-beta-galactosamide-alpha-2,3-sialyltransferase 4 isoform X8: protein MGESKALEVPQATSRDESSGPRLIPFLLIKMINKSRGKILGVLVLFLVMVWYSIYREDRYTQLFYFPVQENKTTTCPLGEVEKKAAQLIGNYTRDHPLFLQLKDYFWVKTPSLYELPYGTKGSEDVLLRLLSITHYSLPESIQSLKCRRCAVVGNGHRLRNSSMGDTINTYDVVIRLNNAPVHGYEQDVGSKTTMRLFYPESAHFDPRTENNPDTLLVLVPFKPMDFQWMEAILNDKKRVRKGFWKQPPLIWDANPEQVRVLNPYYMEVTAAKLLNLPMKQPRKVKQKPTTGLLAITLALHFCDLVHIAGFGYPDSANKKQTIHYYEQITLKSMAASEHNVSHEAVAIKRMLELGLVRNLTYF from the exons ATGGGTGAATCCAAGGCGTTGGAGGTTCCCCAA gcgACCAGCCGCGATGAGAGCTCCGGCCCCCGCCTGATCCCTTTCCTGCTGATAAAAATGATCAACAAGTCTC GAGGGAAGATACTCGGGGTGCTGGTGCTGTTTCTGGTGATGGTTTGGTACTCGATCTACCGGGAAGACAGGTACACACAGCT cttttatttccctgtgCAAGAAAACAAGACGACAACGTGTCCCCTCGGGGAGGTGGAAAAGAAAGCGGCGCAGCTCATCGGGAA CTACACGAGGGACCACCCACTGTTCTTGCAGCTGAAGGACTATTTTTGGGTGAAGACGCCGTCGCTCTATGAGCTGCCCTACGGCACCAAGGGAAGTG AAGATGTCCTGCTGCGCCTGCTGTCCATCACCCACTACTCCCTGCCCGAGAGCATCCAGAG CCTCAAGTGCCGGAGGTGTGCCGTGGTGGGCAACGGCCACCGGCTCCGCAACAGCTCCATGGGGGACACCATCAACACCTACGATGTTGTGATCAG GCTGAACAACGCCCCGGTCCACGGTTATGAGCAGGACGTGGGCTCCAAGACCACCATGCGCCTCTTCTACCCGGAGTCAGCCCACTTCGACCCCCGGACTGAGAACAACCCCGACACGCTGCTGGTGCTCGTGCCCTTCAAGCCCATGGACTTCCAGTGGATGGAGGCCATCCTTAATGACAAAAAGAGG GTTAGGAAAGGGTTTTGGAAACAGCCCCCATTGATCTGGGACGCCAACCCGGAGCAAGTGCGCGTCCTCAATCCCTACTACATGGAAGTAACTGCTGCTAAACTGCTCAACCTCCCCATGAAGCAACCACGGAAGGTCAAACAG AAGCCCACCACAGGGCTGCTGGCCATCACCTTGGCACTGCACTTCTGTGACCTGGTGCACATCGCGGGCTTTGGCTACCCCGATTCGGCCAACAAGAAGCAAACCATCCACTACTACGAACAGATCACGCTCAAGTCCATGGCC gcGTCAGAGCACAATGTGTCCCACGAGGCCGTGGCCATCAAGCggatgctggagctgggacTCGTCAGGAACCTCACCTACTTCTGA